From Xanthomonas citri pv. mangiferaeindicae:
GAGCGCGTGTTGCGGCACAGCGGGCCTGCGCTGCAGGCCCGCTCGTCACGGCGATCTTTTTCAACGCAAGTAAGGTCGACACGACCCGCCGGCCCCGTGGCCGGCGTTCGCATGTCCGCCCGCTGCCTCGCGGCGGCGGACGGGCAGACGCCACAGACGCATCGCGCCCGCGGCCGCGATGCGTCAGGGCCCGACGCGCGTCTGTCCGAGCACCCAGGTCATGTCCGAGGTGGACCAGGGCATCACGTCCGGGGCGCGCGGCGGCAGCGGCTCGGCATCCTGCGGCCAGCCGTCGATGCCGGCCGCGGCCTCGACTTCGACCGGCCCTGCACCGCCCGGCCAGCGCAGTTCGATCCCCTGCGCGCCCGGCGCATGCCAGCGCAGCCGCGACCAGGTATCGGGCGTGTCGAGCAACGGTGCCGGCTCGCCCTGCAGGGTCACGCCGGGCACGGCCGCCGCGCTCTTGAGCAGCACCCGCAGGTCGCGGGTCGCAGCCGGCGCCTGCACACGCAGCACCGCCTCGCCGGTCGCCGCATCGCGCGACTGCTCGAACCGGATCGGCTCGGACACCGCGATCGGCGCCGCCGGCGTCGCCCAGACATTGGCCAGATCGACCGCCAGCAACGGACGCGGCGCCGGCGCCTCGCGATCGGCGTGCAGCGCCGCGCGCACCCACGCCGACGACGGCGGCAATGCGCTGACGCTGTGATATTCGCCCTTCCCCGGATCGGCGACGAACATCACCTGGGACAGCGCCGGATAGCGTTGCCGATCCAGCCGGGGAAACGCCGCGGCGACCAGCACGCCGCTGGCCAGCAGCACGACGGCGAGTGGTGCGACCGTGGGGCCACGCCGGCCGTCGGCGAGCCGCAGCCACGGCAGCGCCAGCGCTGTCAGCCAGATCGCGGGGACGGCCAGCACCTCGGGCGTACCGAAGCCCACGGCGTCGAACACCTGCAGCGCCAAGCCGAAGACATGTGCCAGCCCATAGGCCGTCACCAGTCCGGCGACCGCCACGCGCGCCGCACGCAGCGGTGCGCCGGCCGGCAGGCACCAGGCGACCATGGCCAGGCCCAGCAGCGGCCACAGCAGCAACGGCGCCAGTTCCGGCGCCAGCGCCTGCACCACCGCGCCCAGCAGGCCGAAGAACGCCAGCGCGCCCAGCCGCACCGCCTCACCGCGGCGCAGGGTGCCGGCCACGGTCCAGGCCAGCCCGGCCACGACGACGCCAAGCACCAATGCGACCGGATCGAAGCCGCCGCGCAGCGACGCGGCGACACCCGCGGCCAGCGCGACCAACGCGAATGTCCGCCGGCCCACGCCGCCGGCGATCAGGCCGCCCACCGCCAACACCGTCCCGATCGACAGCAGGCCCAAGCCGGCCGCCAGGATCGGAAACACGGCCAATAGATCGCGGTTGAGCAGCAGCGATGCGTCGCCGCCGCCGAGCAGCCGGTACGCCAGCCGCACCGTCAATGCGACCGCCAGCACCGTCAGCGGCGCAAGCGCTAGGCCGCTGACGAGGCCGCGCCAGCCGCCGTCGGCCCAGGCAACGCGACGCGCGACGGCGACGATCGGCAGCAGTGCCGCGAGCCACAGCAACCAGCCCGACCAGGCCGGCAGCGCGATCATCCACCCCCCGGTAGATCGCTGTAGACCAGGTCGGCATCGGCGGCCGGCAAGGTCGGCGACACGGCCAGTGTGCGCACCAGCGGCAGCACCTGCGCGCCCATGTGCTGCACGCTGCCCGGGTCGAGATTGTCGACCGTGGAACTCGCTGCGTGGTAGTCGAACAGGCCGCCGAGGATCGCGAAGTTGAGGCCGGGAATGCCCCGCTCGGCCGGCACCGTGAAATCGGTCCCGTTGGGCATGTAGCGATAGACGAAGCCGGTCAGCGAGTTGCCGGCCGGCAGTGGTGCACCGGCCGCGAAGGTGCGGATCAGCCCGGCGTTGCCTGGCCCGGTCTCGAACAACAACGCACGGCCGCGGCTGCCGCGCGCCTCGAGATTGACCACGGTGCCGATCCGCTGCGCCAGCGGGTGTTCGGCGAAGAATGCCCGCGCGCCAAGCAGTCCGGCTTCCTCGGCATCGGTGAACAGGAACACCACGTCACGCTGGCGCGCGTCCTGCGCGATCGCACGCGAGACCTCCAGTATCACCGCCACGCCCAGGCCGTCGTCGGCCGCGCCTGGCGAATTGGCGACGCTGTCGTAGTGCGCCATCATCATCACCGCAGGCAGGCTGCGGTCGCGTCCCGGCAATACGGCGACGACGTTCTCGACATTGCCGCCGCGTAGGTTGCGCAAGCGTGGATTCCGGTACTCGGCGAACGCGTGCGTGCGTTGCACCTCGACCTCCAGGCCGGCCTGCGTGAGCTGCGCGACCAACTGGTCGCGGACCCGCGCCGCCGCCGCCGAGCCGGTGGGATGGGGTTCGGCGGCGATCCAGCGCAAATCCACCAGCGCACGTGCCGCGGAAAAGTCCGAGACCGGAATGTCGGCCGGCAGTGGCGCCGGCGTCTGCGTCGCGCGCCAGGCTGCAGCGCCGGCCACCGCGATACACAGCAGCAGCAACGGCAGCGACCAGCGGGCGAGGCCCGGCATCGACGCGGGCGCGCTCATGCGTCCCGCCCACATGGCGCGAGCGCCTTTCCAGACGGCGCGGGCGCCGACATGCGGCAGACAGCGATCACAGGCATGAAGACGCTCCTGGCGGACAAGGCCCGCAGGATTGCAAGCCATTCTCCGATATGTCAAATGATTTTCCGATCAGGCAACCGGGCGTTGCCGTTCGATGGAGCACGCCGCGACGGGGGGGCTGTCCATCTAGACAGCACCGGTCCCGATCCGCAGCGCGGATCGCTCAGTCAGCGGCGCGATTGGCCAATGCGACGGCCGCGAGCTTGCTCGCCGGCCGCCGTCCCAAGGCCTCGCCGATCCACAGTGCAGTCCGGGTCACCGCGTCGAGATCGACGCCGGTCTGCAGCCCCAGCCCCTCGAGCATGTACAGCAGGTCCTCGGTCGCCAGGTTGCCGCTGGCGCCCTTCGCGTACGGACAGCCCCCCAGGCCGCCGACCGCGCTGTCGACCACGCGCACGCCTGCCTCGAGGCAGGCGTGGACGTTGGCCAGCGCCTGTCCGTAGGTGTCGTGGAAATGCACTGCCAACTGCGCCATGGGGACGTCCTGCGCGCAGGCCAGCAGCATCTCGCGGGCCTTGGCCGGCGTGCCGACCCCAATGGTGTCGCCGAGCGAGATTTCGTCGCAGCCCATCGCGTGCAGCGCAGCGGCCACGCGCACGACGTCGCGCACCGGCACCGCGCCTTGATAGGGACAGCCGAGCACCGTCGACACGTAGCCGCGCACCGACACCCCTGCCGCGCGTGCCTGCTCGACCACGGGCGCCAGGCGCGCCAGCGAGCCATCGACATCGATGTTGGTGTTCTTGAGATTGAAGGCGTCCGAGGCCGCGGTGAATACCGCGATATGGCGCTCGCCCGTCGCCAGCGCCCGGGCCAGGCCCTTGTCGTTGGGCACCAGCACCGGATAGGCGACGCCTTCGCGCCGGGTGATCCCGGCCAGCACCTCTTCGGCGTCGGCCAACTGCGGCACCCACTTCGGGCTGACGAAGCTGGTGGCCTCGACGACCGGGAAGCCACACGCCGACAGCCGGTCGATCAACGCGATCTTGGTCGCCGTCGGCACCATCGCCTTCTCGTTCTGCAGCCCGTCGCGCGGGCCCACCTCGACGACACGGACCACATCGCGCATTAGGGCTTCTCTTCGTCAGCGGTCACGAAATCTACCAGCACCGCGCCATCGGCGACCAGATCGCCCGGCTTGGCGAGAAACGCCTCGACCATGCCGTCGTGCGGTGCCTGCAGCGTGTGCTCCATCTTCATGGCTTCCATCACCAGCAGTGGCGTGCCCTTGGCGACCGGCGCCCCGATGGGCGCCAGCAGTTCGACGATGCGCCCGGGCATCGGCGCGACCACCGCGCCGGCGTGCGCTTCGGCGCCGGCGTGGCGATGCAGCGGATCGACGTGCTCGAACACGAACCGATCGGCGCCGCGGTACAGCACGACCTGCGTGCCGACCACGTGCACGTCCACGCTGCCGCGCACGCCGTCGAGCGAGACCGTCAGTGTCGGCGCCGTCCAGTCGACGCTCGCCGTCCGCGACGAGGCCCCGTCGAAACCGATCTCGATCT
This genomic window contains:
- a CDS encoding hydroxymethylglutaryl-CoA lyase; this translates as MRDVVRVVEVGPRDGLQNEKAMVPTATKIALIDRLSACGFPVVEATSFVSPKWVPQLADAEEVLAGITRREGVAYPVLVPNDKGLARALATGERHIAVFTAASDAFNLKNTNIDVDGSLARLAPVVEQARAAGVSVRGYVSTVLGCPYQGAVPVRDVVRVAAALHAMGCDEISLGDTIGVGTPAKAREMLLACAQDVPMAQLAVHFHDTYGQALANVHACLEAGVRVVDSAVGGLGGCPYAKGASGNLATEDLLYMLEGLGLQTGVDLDAVTRTALWIGEALGRRPASKLAAVALANRAAD